The stretch of DNA tatcgagctcacagacaagagccgttacaaccgcaccaagagagagaatcttgtcGGGAATTGAGGAAGAGATAAatcatcatgggtcttccactacatactttattttattattttgttataaataaagtaatgaccctctattataaaagggggTACTTGTAATCTATGCATATACTGAATAGACTGAAAAAAAAGATCTTTTCTCAtacaaagatatctccttgtgcttgttttacttgatcttactcattctttctgttcatcattcccattctcatagtcaagaatactcgTATTGCTATCtttgtatcaaagggtatcacgtatccttagaaccatacataaatttaacgttatctgattttttgggtaaacagtaataattaatttaacacgCCACGacattaattatttgattgcaaCGTGGAAAAGAGGGGAACTTGCTTTCGGGACAGATCGAAGCCTTGTGCCTGCAATTTGCCAAAACTAAATGGTTCGCTAACTAAAAAGTATATTGTATGGGTCAAAATATGTCTTTGGAATATTTAAGCCAAGATAATACTGAGGGAAAAGTTTTCAAGTCGTCGCTTGTCGAGATGGCCCAAGAAACAGCGAAATCTGTGGTCGAAGAGTCAACGAGAGCCGCAGACAAGGTATCAACAATGGTCGAGGTCGAGTACCGTTGACAgagctgtaacggctagtttttaagatagaatattaaagagaatattctggtggatattctctgcacttgtactattatgATTTTTTAGAAacatatcccatataaataggaaAAGATAAAATGAGAGgggacatgtgatattcatttgtaattGTAAAGAACACATTTTGACAAAAAGATTCGACTCTCACTTGCTAAGAAACAAATATCACCTTTCACtgagattcttgttcatattttttTATCAGATCTGAGAATAACTAGAATATTCTAAGATTTGTCTATCACTCATTGTCAGAAGAAAGATCCACTTATtccatcctttattgggtgaatcattcctcatatttacttaaatgtcatttattgataTTCATTATTATTGAATGTTATATTATTGATCCTGATTCTCAGAACATTTATTATATGATATTACCACTATCCGACCGGATCCACACGATATTTATTGCTTCTTTAAAAAGTCACATCTAAGGATATTATTGTTAGCTAAGATTAACCTTTATTCatagaaatttaattatttgaacgaAGATCTAAACTTTTTGGTTaaacatattatatatatatatatatatatatatatatatatatatattattatttttaggaacGGCTAAAAATACATATTTCTCAAGAAATTAAACCTCTTATCTCCATTAATGCATTGTGTTCCTAGTGTGCCTGATCCTAAACGAgcgaataagaaaataaaatctgGTGAGAAAAAGATAGATAAATGTAAACATGAAGTCTGAGCACAAGTGAAGACACAACGATCAACTACTCATTTTCAGatgaaattttccaacaaaattcaccTGCACAGtattagtaggcgtttggacataaatattttttttataaaaaaaagtagtatttggagttaagttgaaaaataatatttggaatttgaaattatgtttggacatgcaattcacttgaaaaaatattataattttgtgagTGAGAAAAAAAGAAttgaattttttgaaaaagtGGTCAAAAACACTTTTGggtttttgaaaaactcatttttaaaaaattttcaaaaatttataaaatttcaTGGACACAcatttttgaaaataaaagaatatttttgtATGGTCAAACAGGTCCTTAGTAGTTTCCAAGGTTCTAATTTTGAAGTTGCAATTTTCGCAAACTTATGATTTAGAAATGAAAAGGAATTTAGAATGAAGTAAGCAAGCTTGAAGAAAATAAGGCTGTCTAAGGAACTTCACACACAATTAAAGAGACTACTAGCCTGTTTGATCAAGCTTTTataatcaacttattttgaaaagtgcttTTTTTAATAGtgctaattaaaaaaaatatttttagtgaAAAGCAAGTTATATTTGGTTAAGtaatttgaaaagtacttctaAGCACATCTTTTTCTTCTAATTAATTTTGACGAGAaactatataattttttttttttgcttttcaaAAATTACTTCAGCTTTTAGTCAAAaccattttttttcttctaaaacttGGCACACCAAAACTTTGAGGAAAAAAATGCaccttttttaaataaaattatttttggtcTCGGAAAAGCTTGGCCAGTCTATACACAGAAGCTCAAGCATTCATCTTCCATCCACAATTCCACATATGTCTTAATTAAGCGAGAGCCAAAGACGTTTTTCGAAATACTATCTTGAGCAAGTCACTGGATTACTAGCGATGTTCATTTGCACTATAATTTCCAAATTGTTTGTAGGTATAATCAAGAAAACTGAAAAATTGTGCCAAATCAAATATCAAACCAAATCGATTTCATCATCCGATTTATTCTCGGGTCAATATTATATTTTAGaagattaataatatttaatttgatTTGATATTAAACAAAAAACTTAAAAGTTCCTAAAAGATATTTATAATTACATCTTTTTTCATAATTAAATGGCTGACAACTCTACTCGTGTTCTCTTTTCTTGATATTCTACTGATTTAATTTTGTGCAAGTCTTTACGCATTCTTGTCACCTTGTGGAAGTTTCCGTGTGTTTATACATTTGGCCCTGATTGAAACATGGCGCAGgttttttctttgttttattaTACTATACTCTCCTTTCTATTAGAGTCCAAATAGCATGCACAGCCATAAAATGAGTCAAATTTGGTAGACTTTCAGCCACTAGCTAACGCAAGGTATCAATGGACACCAACATTTCAATGCCAATTCATAAGCACCAGTTTACTATTGCACTGTTTCATTTTACCTACTATTGGAGATGCTAATAGACTAGAGGCCCTTCCTTCTTTTGTGATTGTGAATTAAATGGATAAAAGAATGAAAtcaaaaaaataattcaactaaTAGCTCGAAACCAATAAGAACGAGAAACAAAAATTAAAAGTCAGAGTCTTATGTCTGAGTTTTCTGACAATTCTTGATAAACTTATTGAATTTATCTCCAGAAGTAGCGAAGCCAAATGTATTCAAGGTCAGTCGTATAACTGAGTATTTTCTTAATGTATATACATTATATATTAACACTTATTTGCTTTTTCGTGGACTTACTTTTTTAATATTTTGACCTGAAAATCCTGGTTTGCCACTGGTCCTAAGATGGTACCATACTGCAACATCAAGGTCGATAGGAAAATAGTTGACCTTAAACAGGCATGTAATGTGCAAACATATAAAGATTTTAAATCTAATAGGTAAACATTATTCTAAATTTTGAGGTGGTCTTAAATCTTAATTAATCACCTCCCTAACTTTCATCTATAGTATAATATGTTGTATACAATAATCTCGAACTTCTAGCGCAAGAAATCCATGAATTTAAGCCAAGGCAAGGCTATCTTGGTAGCACTAGCAGTAGCCGTATCAGCTTGCTTTGCACAGCTAGAACTAGAAGACGACGTCGTTACAGCACCAGCACTTTCGGCATTTGACTTCTTTGGGCACAAAAAGAAATTCCTTGAACCTAATCCCATCAGCTTCTCCTCTCTGTTCAAACCTGGATCCCACCATTCAAAGAAATGAAAatactaattagttttgttatcCAATCAAAAGCAGTAGAATTACTGTTCAGATTTACACACATTCAATCAAACGGCTCTTACTCACTTTCTAAGCTAAACTGCGAGTAATGAAGATCGTAATCGGTAGGATTGCCGGAGGTAAGTACCGGCCGCCGTCCTTCCTTCGTGTACTGTCGGATAGCGGCGGCGATAAGGTCCTCAACCGTCGATTCGAGCGATATTAAAACATGCACAGCACCGAGACTCCTCTGAATCGTTACATTTAACAGTAACTTCGTCAACTTCAGCCGGTCCTTCACTTCCGGCGAGGTTCCGGCGGCAAGTCTACCGGCGGAGAGCAAATCCGGTACTGTTCGTGGCCTTCGCAGCAACTGCGTTGTGCTCTCCGAGCTCTGTCCGTGAAACGACATTGATTTCTCCGATAACTTTCCTTTTCGATTCTTCTCGTCAGTACCTTTCCGGTGATTTCTCGGAGAAGGCATTATCGTATCGTTTGAATATATCGTACTATATATTTATACGTAAGTATAGATTTTTTTGTTGATTTTGTTTTTTGGTTAACCGAGGCGGCGGTAGAGGAAGAATCTGGGGCTAGGGAAGCCGAGAGCAGGCACAGAGAGGTGGCTCTCAGTTTCCCGGTGAACGGCAGCGAACATAACCAGAGTGGTCGAAGCGTAATTTAGATGAACTAGAGGGGCTAATATGAAAATAAGTTAAACTAACATTGACgaaaagaatgaagaaaatgGAGGGGAGGTACACTCCTATTTATATGGGGGATTTTTGTGGATGAAGATAAGAAGCTGCATTATAGAAAGCCCTTTGATCCTTCCATTATTAGGTGAACCTATAACCGGTAATTACAGTTCATAAGGACaaaagaattttctttaaaagaaaacaaatatCACCGGTGATAACAAGTTATCGGTTCCTTTTGATTAATTTTACGCCTCAAAAAGTTTATGCTCAATTCTGACTTGTTTGGCTGTCAGTTTTTCTAATGTCATCTCCATGTTTCtaattaaattaaaataataataataataataataataataataatcacattTTTTAAAAAGACAGAAGTTCATAGCATGGTTTCATTCTTCTAATTTTCGATCTCAACTGGAATATCAACTTTTATTTTCTTCAGATACAGATTATACTATTAGAAACTAGATAAAAGATATAGTGATAGATTACACtttttgataattaaaaaatgtTTAAACTATCTATACTAGCCTTAATGAAAAGTCGTTTGCCTTCTTTACCCTCTTATAATGGAGTTCACATtgaataaaatagtcatttaattattcttcctAATATTTAtgaataatcatttaattattcttctgatatttagaaattcaaaatcaacatattaaattttttcttatttgaactatcTAATATACCATATTTGCAAAAGAAAAGTAACAATatataacacaagaaaatcacgtTTTTAGGATTTCGAGTCTTTTTCTTTGTTATTAGATTCATTCGAAACAAATCCTAAAACCTCACAAAGAAAAACTTCACGGCTACCTTGTGTAAAGCACACAACATAATTTTGACTATTTGCATTATTGCATACTTGTTGAGGTTAAGCATTCGTTCTTTCTACTCTATTTTTTATTACGTTAATTAATTCGTTATGTTTTTGTTGTTTCTTTGGTGTTGATTTACATATGTATCTTTAGTGGGGATCTGAATCGTTTGGCTTATAGCAAGCACATTTATGTGAATCTTTCTTCCTATTTTTGTAtacccgtaaaacagtacagttgaattgtatgtggtttctagacaagtgaactaatttgatcctgaaatattGCAATAATGGAAGAAatgtataatacttagccttgaaatgtagATGAAACATCAGAGGTGACagttccgggaacaaggtttccgggcacagcaatgatgagatcaaagagcaagaaaataagattgtattaagctttatATAGAATATAGTATAAGTTTTGCGAGAAAATTCGtccccttacaatgataactgagctcactatttatagctatgtttaGGGAAGGAGATCCTAGGATCGTATcttcctttaatgtcaattatg from Nicotiana tomentosiformis chromosome 11, ASM39032v3, whole genome shotgun sequence encodes:
- the LOC104109228 gene encoding uncharacterized protein At4g22758-like, whose amino-acid sequence is MPSPRNHRKGTDEKNRKGKLSEKSMSFHGQSSESTTQLLRRPRTVPDLLSAGRLAAGTSPEVKDRLKLTKLLLNVTIQRSLGAVHVLISLESTVEDLIAAAIRQYTKEGRRPVLTSGNPTDYDLHYSQFSLESLNREEKLMGLGSRNFFLCPKKSNAESAGAVTTSSSSSSCAKQADTATASATKIALPWLKFMDFLR